In Fusobacterium simiae, a genomic segment contains:
- a CDS encoding SPL family radical SAM protein: protein LSDTMTYEFFNILKYLKIKYGNINILKKYENIEVNSKIQGKKIFEELKEFSKTDNKLNDREISNSKNKNSYLFNNRFSHIYVEKKILDNRNTVKILSKFEGSRVIFIDNYKEVFSSNNQDFHLQKLGQKLILASNKPNMIYKGAAVCESFENDNFYYTSSIINCIYDCEYCYLQGVYSSGNIVIFVDIEKVFEEVEELYNKLKTLYLCVSYDTDLLAIENICGFCEKWYYFIEDKKDLKIELRTKSGNIDKFLNLKPLDNFILAFTLSPENLALKNEKYTASFKNRVKAIKELQEKGWKVRICIDPLIYTDNFEKNYSQMIEYLFNEIDKEKVIDISIGVFRISKEYLKKMRNQNQNSEILYYPFECIDGVYTYSDKIKSYMVNFIKEQFLKYIDEKKIYI from the coding sequence ATTAAGTGATACAATGACTTATGAGTTTTTTAATATACTAAAATACCTAAAAATAAAATATGGAAATATAAATATATTAAAAAAATATGAAAATATAGAAGTCAATTCAAAAATTCAAGGAAAGAAAATTTTTGAAGAATTAAAAGAATTTAGCAAAACAGATAATAAATTGAATGATAGAGAAATTTCAAATAGTAAAAATAAAAATTCTTATTTATTCAATAATAGATTTTCTCATATCTATGTTGAAAAAAAAATTTTAGATAATAGAAATACTGTGAAAATACTATCTAAATTTGAAGGTTCAAGAGTAATATTCATTGATAATTATAAAGAAGTATTTTCTAGTAATAATCAAGATTTTCATTTACAAAAATTAGGGCAAAAGTTAATACTTGCTTCTAATAAGCCTAATATGATTTATAAAGGTGCTGCTGTGTGTGAAAGTTTTGAAAATGATAATTTTTACTATACTTCATCTATAATAAATTGTATTTATGATTGTGAATATTGCTATTTACAGGGGGTTTATTCATCTGGAAATATAGTTATTTTTGTGGATATAGAAAAAGTATTTGAAGAAGTTGAAGAACTATATAATAAATTAAAAACTTTATATCTTTGTGTATCCTATGACACAGATTTATTGGCAATAGAAAATATCTGTGGCTTCTGTGAAAAATGGTATTATTTTATTGAGGATAAAAAAGATTTAAAAATTGAGTTGAGAACAAAATCAGGAAATATTGATAAATTTTTAAATTTAAAACCTTTGGATAATTTTATATTAGCTTTTACATTATCGCCTGAAAACCTAGCTTTAAAAAATGAAAAATACACAGCTAGTTTTAAAAATAGAGTAAAGGCTATCAAAGAATTACAAGAAAAAGGTTGGAAAGTTAGAATTTGTATAGACCCTTTGATATATACTGATAATTTTGAAAAAAATTATAGTCAAATGATAGAATATTTATTTAATGAGATAGACAAAGAAAAGGTTATTGATATAAGCATAGGAGTATTTAGAATTTCAAAAGAATATTTAAAAAAGATGAGAAATCAAAATCAAAATTCTGAAATTTTATATTATCCTTTTGAATGTATTGATGGAGTTTACACATATTCAGATAAAATAAAATCATATATGGTAAACTTTATTAAAGAACAATTTTTAAAATATATTGATGAGAAAAAAATTTATATTTGA
- a CDS encoding SDR family oxidoreductase, with protein sequence MKFALITGATSGIGYEISKRLLKMNYTVYGIGRNFIKDNDRIFKEYENFIPLTCDLSKLDELEKTLHTLKKIKFDLIVNSAGVGYFGLHEEMNISKIKNMIAVNLQAPLIISQYFLRTLKENKGIIINISSVTAKKESPLASVYSATKAGLSQFSKSLFEEVRKNDVKVITIYPDMTKTNFYENNTYFSCDDDEKAYINIKDIGNTIEFILNQSENIVFTDITIKPQRHKIKKVKRKE encoded by the coding sequence ATGAAATTTGCTTTAATTACAGGTGCTACTTCTGGGATAGGCTATGAAATATCAAAAAGATTATTAAAAATGAATTATACTGTCTACGGTATAGGTAGAAATTTTATAAAAGATAATGATAGAATTTTTAAAGAATATGAAAATTTTATCCCCCTTACCTGTGATTTGTCTAAGCTAGATGAATTGGAAAAAACTTTACATACATTAAAAAAAATAAAATTTGATTTAATAGTAAATTCTGCTGGTGTAGGATACTTTGGTTTGCATGAAGAAATGAATATATCTAAAATCAAAAATATGATAGCAGTTAATTTGCAAGCACCCCTTATTATATCTCAATATTTTTTGAGAACATTAAAAGAAAATAAAGGTATAATAATAAATATTTCATCAGTTACTGCAAAAAAAGAAAGTCCTCTGGCTTCTGTTTATTCTGCAACAAAAGCAGGACTCAGTCAATTTTCAAAAAGTTTATTTGAAGAAGTTAGAAAAAATGATGTCAAAGTTATAACTATTTACCCAGATATGACTAAGACTAATTTTTATGAAAATAATACTTATTTTAGCTGTGATGATGATGAAAAAGCCTATATAAATATTAAAGACATAGGAAACACAATAGAATTTATTTTAAATCAAAGTGAAAATATAGTTTTCACAGATATAACAATAAAGCCACAAAGGCATAAAATAAAGAAAGTAAAAAGAAAGGAATAA
- a CDS encoding MBL fold metallo-hydrolase, producing the protein MKISILGSGSAGNSTFVEIEDYKLLVDTGFSCKKTEEKLEKIGKKLSDISAILITHEHSDHINGAGVIARKYGIPIYITPESYKAGAIKLGELDKSLINFINGDFILKDKVKVSPFDVMHDAVRTIGFKLETQLNKKIAISTDIGYITNIVREYFKDVDAMVIESNYDFNTLMNCTYPWNLKERVKSRNGHLSNNECAKFIKEMYTGKLKKVFLAHVSKDSNNISLIKGTLEDEFMGMIRKPNCEITTQDNVTKLFDIDE; encoded by the coding sequence ATGAAAATTTCAATTCTAGGAAGTGGAAGTGCAGGAAATTCAACTTTTGTAGAAATAGAAGACTATAAACTTTTGGTAGATACAGGATTTAGTTGCAAAAAAACAGAGGAAAAATTGGAAAAAATTGGGAAAAAATTATCAGATATTTCTGCAATTTTAATAACTCATGAGCATAGTGACCATATAAATGGAGCAGGAGTTATAGCAAGAAAATATGGTATTCCTATCTATATTACTCCTGAAAGTTATAAAGCAGGAGCTATTAAATTAGGAGAATTAGATAAGTCTTTAATTAATTTTATAAATGGAGATTTTATTCTTAAAGATAAAGTAAAAGTCTCTCCTTTTGATGTTATGCACGATGCAGTGAGAACCATTGGTTTTAAATTAGAAACTCAACTCAATAAAAAAATTGCAATATCTACTGATATAGGCTATATAACAAATATAGTTAGAGAATATTTTAAAGATGTAGATGCTATGGTTATTGAAAGCAACTATGATTTTAATACTCTTATGAACTGTACATATCCTTGGAACTTAAAAGAAAGAGTTAAAAGTAGAAATGGACATCTTTCTAATAATGAGTGTGCTAAATTCATTAAAGAAATGTATACAGGCAAATTAAAAAAAGTATTTTTAGCCCATGTAAGCAAAGATAGTAATAATATTTCTTTAATAAAAGGAACTCTTGAAGATGAATTTATGGGAATGATAAGAAAACCTAATTGTGAGATAACTACTCAAGATAATGTAACAAAACTATTTGATATAGATGAATAG
- a CDS encoding uracil-DNA glycosylase family protein — protein sequence MDEISELWEDLKFEVGSIGNELLPKDRQEVYIGMGDRNADILFVGNDPKLYLAEDYKVEAQSSGAFFIKLLDIAEFLPETYYITTLSKREIKIKNFSEEERKKLIDLFFMQIVLISPKIVVFLGKEVAQLIENKEIDFDNERGKFNKWRGDTEVYLTYEVETVIKARNDSGKKSAIATNFWNDIKNIKERLNHYE from the coding sequence ATGGACGAAATATCAGAATTATGGGAAGACTTAAAATTTGAAGTTGGAAGCATAGGAAATGAACTATTACCTAAAGATAGGCAAGAAGTGTATATTGGTATGGGAGATAGAAATGCAGATATTTTATTTGTTGGAAATGACCCAAAACTTTATTTAGCAGAAGATTATAAAGTTGAAGCTCAATCAAGTGGAGCATTTTTTATAAAACTTTTAGATATAGCTGAATTTTTACCTGAAACATATTATATAACTACACTTAGTAAAAGAGAAATAAAAATAAAAAATTTTTCTGAAGAAGAAAGAAAAAAATTAATAGATTTATTCTTTATGCAAATTGTTTTAATCTCTCCAAAAATTGTTGTTTTTCTTGGAAAAGAAGTAGCACAATTAATTGAAAATAAAGAAATTGATTTTGATAATGAAAGAGGAAAGTTTAATAAATGGAGAGGAGATACTGAAGTTTATTTAACTTATGAAGTGGAAACAGTCATTAAAGCAAGAAATGACAGTGGTAAAAAATCTGCTATTGCAACTAATTTTTGGAATGATATTAAGAATATAAAAGAGAGGTTAAATCATTATGAATAA